In Candidatus Defluviilinea proxima, a single genomic region encodes these proteins:
- a CDS encoding ABC transporter ATP-binding protein, whose amino-acid sequence MIKINSLTKTYGVGEKAVHALNGIDLNIGSGMFGLLGPNGAGKTTFMRILAGIVNPSGGSIHVDGHDLTTESGKQAVKSMLGYLPQELGMYPELTAEQFVDYMAILKGLDDPQKRKQRVGQVLDMVGLGDSSQRKIKGFSGGMKRRVGIAQALVNDPKLLIVDEPTAGLDPEERIRFRNLLVNLASERVVLLSTHIVEDIGQTCRDLAVLAKGRIIFRGSPVELLKATEGHVWTLTMSGMEKPNHDLTVVSMLHLADGTQYRLVGSDVNGYTTAQPAQPGLEDGYVWLMKQSNLVMVNE is encoded by the coding sequence ATGATCAAAATTAACTCACTCACAAAAACCTATGGCGTCGGCGAAAAAGCTGTCCACGCTCTCAATGGCATCGACCTCAACATCGGCTCTGGCATGTTTGGCTTGCTCGGTCCGAACGGCGCAGGCAAGACCACTTTCATGCGCATCCTCGCAGGCATCGTCAATCCTAGCGGCGGCTCGATCCACGTGGACGGACATGACCTGACGACCGAATCAGGCAAGCAGGCGGTAAAGTCCATGCTGGGGTATCTGCCGCAGGAACTCGGCATGTATCCCGAACTCACCGCCGAACAATTCGTGGACTACATGGCGATCCTCAAAGGCTTGGATGATCCTCAAAAGCGGAAGCAGCGCGTCGGTCAGGTACTGGATATGGTCGGGTTGGGAGATTCATCTCAACGCAAGATCAAAGGCTTTTCAGGCGGAATGAAGCGCCGCGTCGGCATCGCCCAGGCTTTGGTCAACGACCCAAAGTTACTCATCGTGGATGAGCCTACTGCGGGGCTTGATCCTGAAGAGCGGATTCGTTTCCGCAACTTGTTGGTCAATCTAGCGTCAGAACGTGTGGTGTTACTTTCAACTCATATCGTTGAAGACATTGGTCAGACCTGCCGTGATTTGGCTGTCCTTGCCAAAGGAAGAATCATCTTTCGGGGAAGCCCTGTTGAATTGCTCAAGGCTACCGAAGGGCATGTGTGGACATTGACAATGTCTGGCATGGAGAAGCCCAACCATGATTTGACGGTCGTTTCTATGCTTCATTTAGCTGATGGAACACAGTATCGATTGGTAGGGAGTGATGTGAATGGATATACAACCGCACAGCCTGCCCAACCCGGTTTGGAAGATGGATATGTCTGGCTGATGAAACAATCGAACTTGGTAATGGTCAATGAATGA
- a CDS encoding zf-HC2 domain-containing protein, protein MNHEEQLIRYAANQLTENERADFEHHLAECADCQTDLLLWQSVADEIHASDSAEVAPPHLADRALERIHQPAAPQLAFRRVIQLLRSQAPLVQREMFPATAAVMALGVIVAVISKHAEFIYFIAPLMAAASLSILFGPEHDPAHELALSTPTSSWKLLLARLSIVSAYNMFLALAAMLILMTAFPVDVISTLTLGLLAPMAFLSALALLLSIWLGTNNAIIITYILWLAQSTSFQSIGAWTVSPAWAFFLRSYREFWHSPMLLLALTVPVLFVALLSANRPVFRLSA, encoded by the coding sequence ATGAACCACGAAGAACAACTTATTCGCTACGCCGCAAATCAATTGACCGAAAACGAACGCGCGGATTTTGAACACCATCTCGCGGAGTGCGCCGATTGCCAAACAGATTTGCTTCTCTGGCAAAGCGTTGCGGATGAAATTCACGCTTCAGACTCAGCCGAAGTTGCTCCTCCCCATTTAGCTGATCGTGCCCTCGAGCGAATCCATCAACCCGCCGCCCCACAACTGGCGTTCCGTCGCGTGATTCAATTGCTACGCTCGCAGGCTCCTCTCGTGCAACGCGAGATGTTTCCCGCCACCGCTGCGGTGATGGCTTTGGGCGTGATCGTTGCTGTGATCTCGAAACACGCCGAGTTTATCTACTTCATTGCGCCGTTGATGGCTGCCGCCAGTTTGAGCATCCTCTTCGGACCTGAACACGACCCCGCACACGAACTAGCGCTTTCCACTCCCACCTCATCGTGGAAGTTGTTGCTTGCACGTTTGAGCATTGTCTCTGCTTACAACATGTTTCTGGCGCTCGCCGCGATGTTGATTTTGATGACCGCCTTCCCTGTAGATGTGATCAGCACGTTGACATTGGGTCTGCTCGCGCCGATGGCATTTCTCTCCGCGTTGGCTCTCCTGCTTTCGATATGGCTCGGCACCAACAACGCCATCATCATCACGTACATCCTCTGGCTGGCACAGTCCACATCGTTTCAATCTATTGGAGCATGGACGGTCTCACCTGCGTGGGCGTTCTTCCTGCGTAGTTACCGTGAGTTCTGGCATAGCCCAATGCTGTTGCTTGCACTGACCGTGCCTGTACTGTTTGTGGCTCTGTTGTCTGCCAATCGTCCTGTGTTTCGATTATCTGCATAA
- a CDS encoding RNA polymerase sigma factor, protein MQIADLALPWKSQETQATMTQSVDDLDLIRRMQAGDDDAVRDLYAQYGQRLHAYALRLTNDPATAEDVTQNTLVTAWRTARTFRGEGRLIAWLLGIVHHTAMKAIRNNANYLDDVVEEIVSEDQPSPEEQAQVKEEKRWVRQGIQSLSPEHRAVLELVFYQELSLNETAQVLKVPIGTVKSRLSYARTHLRGVLTRTEER, encoded by the coding sequence ATGCAAATAGCTGACCTTGCACTTCCCTGGAAATCGCAAGAGACGCAAGCCACCATGACGCAATCCGTTGACGACCTCGATCTCATCCGTCGCATGCAAGCAGGCGATGACGATGCTGTGCGCGATTTGTACGCGCAGTACGGTCAACGACTCCATGCGTATGCCTTGCGCCTCACGAACGATCCCGCCACTGCCGAGGATGTGACTCAAAACACATTAGTCACGGCTTGGCGTACCGCTCGCACCTTTCGTGGTGAGGGACGCCTCATCGCGTGGTTGTTGGGCATCGTCCATCACACGGCGATGAAAGCGATTCGAAACAACGCAAACTATCTCGATGATGTCGTGGAAGAAATTGTCAGCGAAGACCAACCGTCGCCAGAGGAGCAGGCACAGGTCAAAGAAGAGAAGCGTTGGGTCCGTCAGGGAATCCAGAGCCTTTCGCCAGAACATCGCGCCGTGCTCGAACTCGTCTTTTATCAAGAACTATCCCTCAATGAAACTGCGCAAGTATTGAAAGTCCCGATTGGCACGGTCAAGAGCCGCTTGAGTTATGCCCGCACTCATCTGCGTGGTGTGTTGACGCGCACGGAGGAACGATGA
- the mvaD gene encoding diphosphomevalonate decarboxylase, whose protein sequence is MNTQTITAQAHPNIAFIKYWGNRDNALRLPANGSISMNLDGLFTRTTVSFQPTLPFDELIINGHEVNGPGLDRVSYILDIIRSMANVTERAKVITENNFPSGAGIASSASAFAALALAGSKAVGLTLSEPALSRLARRGSGSASRSIPSGFVEWQIGSTEEDSYSFSIAEPNHWNLVDCVAIVSSSHKKTGSTEGHSIAPTSPLQSARVADAPRRLEICRNALLEKDFDTFASIVELDSDMMHSVMMTSTPALHYWKPVSLSVMNAVRQWRGDGLPVCYTMDAGPNVHVLCPEAEVHIVDKQLREISGVSDVLVARAGGAAKIVNGDS, encoded by the coding sequence ATGAACACTCAAACTATCACCGCCCAAGCCCATCCCAATATTGCCTTCATCAAATACTGGGGAAACCGCGACAATGCGCTTCGCCTTCCTGCGAACGGGTCGATTTCAATGAACCTTGATGGCCTGTTCACGCGGACCACGGTCAGCTTTCAACCGACGTTGCCGTTCGATGAACTCATCATCAACGGACACGAAGTGAACGGCCCAGGGTTGGACCGTGTTTCTTATATTCTCGATATTATTCGCAGTATGGCAAATGTGACTGAGCGTGCTAAAGTGATAACTGAGAATAACTTTCCCTCTGGTGCAGGGATCGCTTCCTCAGCATCCGCGTTTGCGGCATTGGCATTGGCAGGGAGCAAAGCGGTGGGACTTACCCTGAGCGAACCAGCGCTTTCGCGTCTTGCCCGACGTGGGTCTGGTTCTGCTTCGAGGTCTATTCCCAGCGGATTCGTGGAGTGGCAAATAGGATCAACAGAAGAAGACTCATATTCCTTTTCTATCGCTGAACCAAATCATTGGAACTTGGTAGACTGTGTTGCTATTGTCAGTTCTTCGCACAAAAAGACTGGCTCCACAGAAGGACATTCCATTGCACCGACCAGTCCGTTGCAATCGGCTCGTGTAGCAGATGCGCCACGTCGGCTTGAAATATGCCGTAATGCCCTCCTTGAGAAGGATTTCGACACATTTGCTTCGATCGTTGAACTTGATTCGGACATGATGCATTCTGTGATGATGACTTCGACCCCTGCGTTACATTATTGGAAACCTGTTTCGTTGAGTGTGATGAACGCCGTCCGTCAATGGCGAGGAGATGGGTTGCCGGTTTGCTACACCATGGATGCAGGCCCAAATGTGCATGTGCTATGCCCTGAAGCAGAAGTACATATTGTTGATAAACAACTTAGGGAGATCAGCGGGGTAAGCGACGTGCTGGTGGCACGTGCCGGTGGTGCGGCGAAGATCGTGAATGGCGATTCTTAA
- a CDS encoding DAK2 domain-containing protein, with the protein MAVNPTRVEKLRKVKIDGQSLKRLVEAGLMWLRTNQQIVNSLNVFPVPDGDTGTNMLLTLTAAYNEVKDSGEKHFGKMAGLVAKGALMGARGNSGVILSQLWRGFARGVQDHETLDAETLVKAFAEMRDTAYKGVVKPVEGTILTVAKGIASGTEAGLGSAEKRDAIDILEVAVQAADETVQKTPEYLPVLKQAGVVDSGGKGLFFILEGMLRHVHGEPLDMPLATVQSLSAMNFDNAMQEVEEGQDYEVVVDFFPNDGFQLQSFYSKLEEMGTSIQVGEGDGMYRMHIHVPLEKRYEPIDYIMGIGTITKVAMENLLAQMDDISKSAHKQPIKFNAVDAGQIAVVVVSPGAGLSRIFASLGAAAVVSGGQTMNPSTQDLLASFENLPTDKIIILPNNKNIVMTANQAKEVTVKDVAVVPSRTVPQGLAAMLSLQPDGEVNSVAEKMIKALSTVKTGEITVAVRNVEIDGVNVKEGQVIALLDGKLVISAGSVEEGVLGFLEKAGADNCEITTLFYGENMPHAEANRIADVVREKYSNLEVEVQEGGQPHYQFIISVE; encoded by the coding sequence ATGGCAGTAAACCCCACGCGCGTAGAGAAACTCCGCAAGGTAAAAATTGATGGCCAGTCCCTGAAGCGGCTGGTGGAAGCCGGTTTGATGTGGCTTCGCACAAATCAGCAGATCGTGAACTCGTTAAATGTATTCCCGGTGCCAGATGGGGACACCGGCACGAATATGCTCCTTACGTTGACAGCCGCATATAACGAAGTAAAAGATTCAGGAGAGAAACACTTTGGGAAGATGGCCGGTCTGGTGGCAAAAGGCGCATTGATGGGAGCGCGCGGCAATTCAGGCGTGATCCTTTCACAGTTATGGCGCGGGTTTGCACGCGGCGTACAAGATCATGAAACACTCGATGCAGAGACTCTCGTCAAAGCGTTCGCTGAAATGCGCGATACAGCTTACAAAGGTGTGGTCAAACCTGTGGAAGGCACGATCTTAACTGTCGCCAAAGGAATTGCATCTGGAACAGAAGCAGGCCTCGGGTCCGCTGAGAAGCGAGATGCGATTGACATTCTGGAAGTGGCTGTGCAGGCGGCTGATGAAACTGTCCAAAAGACGCCCGAATATCTTCCTGTTCTTAAACAGGCAGGTGTAGTGGATTCAGGCGGCAAGGGTCTCTTCTTTATTTTAGAGGGCATGTTGCGACATGTGCATGGCGAACCGCTCGATATGCCGCTGGCGACTGTGCAATCTTTGTCTGCGATGAATTTCGATAACGCGATGCAAGAAGTGGAAGAGGGACAGGATTACGAAGTGGTTGTGGACTTCTTCCCCAACGATGGTTTCCAATTGCAATCGTTCTATAGCAAGCTTGAAGAAATGGGGACTTCTATTCAGGTGGGTGAAGGCGATGGCATGTATCGCATGCACATCCATGTGCCGCTCGAAAAACGATATGAACCCATTGATTACATCATGGGCATTGGCACGATCACAAAAGTGGCAATGGAAAACCTGCTCGCGCAAATGGATGATATTTCAAAGAGCGCGCATAAACAGCCTATCAAGTTCAATGCTGTGGATGCCGGGCAGATCGCAGTGGTCGTCGTTTCTCCTGGCGCTGGTTTGAGTCGCATCTTTGCGAGTTTGGGGGCGGCGGCGGTTGTCTCTGGCGGGCAAACGATGAATCCCTCCACGCAGGATCTTCTCGCATCATTTGAAAATCTACCGACGGATAAGATCATCATCCTGCCGAACAACAAAAACATTGTCATGACTGCGAATCAAGCAAAGGAAGTGACAGTGAAGGACGTGGCCGTTGTGCCGAGTCGCACCGTCCCACAAGGATTGGCCGCCATGCTCTCGCTTCAACCCGACGGGGAGGTTAATTCGGTCGCCGAAAAAATGATCAAAGCTTTGAGCACCGTCAAGACCGGCGAGATCACTGTCGCTGTGCGCAATGTTGAGATCGATGGCGTGAACGTAAAAGAGGGACAAGTCATCGCCCTGCTCGATGGCAAACTTGTGATCTCAGCAGGTTCGGTGGAGGAAGGTGTTTTAGGTTTCCTTGAGAAAGCGGGCGCTGATAATTGTGAAATCACAACACTTTTCTATGGCGAGAATATGCCGCACGCAGAAGCAAATCGTATTGCTGATGTTGTAAGGGAAAAATATTCCAATTTGGAAGTGGAAGTGCAAGAAGGCGGGCAACCGCACTATCAGTTCATTATTTCAGTGGAATAA
- a CDS encoding Asp23/Gls24 family envelope stress response protein, which yields MGEETTSLGGIHISPNAVATIAHRAVLESYGVVGLAPKNIADGIVKTITREPLKGVSVHYNGDEIDIEVQIIVEFGTRINSVAESVKNTVRFHVEKALGLRVNSVNVHVAGLRVSNTD from the coding sequence ATGGGCGAAGAAACAACATCTTTGGGCGGGATTCATATATCCCCAAATGCAGTAGCTACCATTGCTCATCGCGCCGTACTCGAATCATATGGTGTGGTTGGGCTTGCGCCAAAAAATATCGCAGACGGGATCGTCAAAACGATCACGCGCGAGCCATTGAAAGGCGTATCTGTACATTACAACGGAGACGAGATCGATATTGAAGTACAGATCATCGTTGAATTCGGCACGCGTATTAATAGCGTAGCAGAGAGCGTAAAGAACACGGTTCGATTCCATGTAGAAAAAGCACTCGGTCTCAGAGTGAACAGTGTCAATGTTCATGTAGCAGGCTTACGGGTTAGCAATACAGACTAA
- the rpmB gene encoding 50S ribosomal protein L28 gives MAKCAHCGKSTTFGHSRSFSQRATNRTFKPNLQKTLVMEKGRAVSKVLCTKCIKTMAKSAA, from the coding sequence ATGGCCAAATGCGCACATTGTGGAAAGTCCACAACCTTCGGACACAGCCGCTCCTTCTCTCAACGAGCCACCAACCGCACGTTCAAACCGAACCTGCAGAAGACCCTCGTGATGGAAAAGGGCCGCGCCGTGAGCAAGGTACTTTGCACCAAATGCATCAAAACGATGGCGAAGTCTGCCGCGTAA
- a CDS encoding ribulose-phosphate 3-epimerase has translation MNKYIIAPSILAADMTQLGKEIAAAEAAGADWIHVDVMDGRFVPNITMGQFVVEACRRVTKLPLDVHLMIEKPEDHLETFAKAGASGLTVHVETCPHLHRTLGHIKSLGCRAGVVLNPGTAVGAIEPVLGLADLVLVMSVNPGFGGQGFIPEAITRIREIRKKLDDLGSSAWLEVDGGVSVETISSLKEAGITAFVAGTSVFKHPQGIEAGIRALRSHL, from the coding sequence ATGAACAAATATATTATCGCTCCCTCCATCCTTGCCGCAGACATGACCCAACTTGGCAAAGAAATTGCCGCCGCCGAAGCCGCAGGCGCAGACTGGATCCATGTGGATGTGATGGATGGCCGATTCGTCCCGAACATCACGATGGGGCAGTTTGTCGTGGAAGCATGCCGTCGTGTGACAAAACTTCCGCTCGATGTGCATTTGATGATCGAGAAACCCGAAGATCACCTTGAAACATTTGCCAAAGCCGGTGCCAGTGGATTAACCGTCCATGTGGAAACCTGTCCACATTTGCACCGGACGTTGGGACACATCAAGTCATTGGGGTGCCGGGCAGGCGTGGTGTTGAATCCGGGGACAGCTGTCGGGGCGATAGAGCCGGTTCTCGGCCTCGCAGACCTAGTGTTGGTCATGAGCGTGAATCCCGGGTTCGGTGGGCAGGGCTTTATCCCTGAGGCCATTACAAGGATCAGAGAGATCCGTAAAAAGCTGGACGATTTGGGTTCCTCCGCATGGCTCGAAGTAGATGGTGGAGTCAGCGTGGAGACCATTTCGTCATTGAAGGAAGCGGGTATAACCGCTTTTGTGGCAGGGACATCCGTCTTCAAACATCCACAAGGTATAGAAGCAGGCATCAGAGCCTTGCGCTCCCACCTTTAA
- a CDS encoding protein kinase — translation MEEGSVLNNRYQLLERIGSGGMADVFRARDLMLERSVAIKILHEKYSDDTDFQERFRMEARAAANLSHPNIVTVHDFGFDYEQLYIVMEYLPGKDLKTILRQRGRYRVEDAIPLIVQACAGIGYAHRAGLVHCDIKPHNMIVTPDNRLKVTDFGIARALSTIMPDERADVVWGSPQYFSPEQAMGEAPSPASDVYSLGIVLYETITGALPFNAPSSDELARLHLEQDPIPPREYIPDIPPALEEIILKVLSKEPAARYRTADQLGRVLLRFGTQREATPSPALSLTPEANSTYQEPVSQPSQPVNISKPRTQPTITIPEITIPEVYLPEIDWLSIGLGLMALLSVGGLILFWIYIFILYNPR, via the coding sequence ATGGAAGAAGGTTCAGTACTCAACAACCGTTATCAATTACTCGAACGCATCGGCTCCGGGGGAATGGCTGATGTGTTCCGCGCGCGCGACTTAATGCTCGAACGTTCGGTCGCGATCAAGATACTTCACGAAAAATATTCAGATGACACAGATTTCCAGGAGCGTTTCCGTATGGAGGCGCGTGCCGCGGCTAATCTCTCTCATCCCAACATTGTCACCGTCCATGATTTCGGGTTCGATTATGAACAACTGTATATCGTCATGGAATATCTCCCCGGCAAGGATCTGAAAACCATCCTCCGCCAACGTGGACGGTATCGTGTAGAGGATGCCATCCCGTTGATCGTGCAAGCCTGTGCAGGTATCGGCTACGCCCACCGCGCCGGCCTGGTCCACTGTGACATCAAGCCGCACAACATGATCGTTACACCGGATAACCGCCTCAAGGTCACAGACTTTGGTATCGCACGCGCCCTCTCAACCATCATGCCTGATGAACGCGCGGACGTAGTTTGGGGTTCACCACAATACTTCTCGCCCGAACAAGCCATGGGTGAAGCGCCTTCCCCTGCATCCGACGTCTATTCGCTGGGTATCGTTCTCTATGAGACCATCACAGGTGCGCTTCCATTCAATGCGCCTTCAAGCGATGAGCTTGCCAGATTGCATCTTGAGCAAGACCCAATTCCGCCACGCGAATACATCCCTGATATTCCACCCGCACTCGAAGAGATCATTTTGAAGGTTCTCTCCAAGGAACCCGCCGCACGTTACCGTACCGCAGACCAACTCGGACGAGTCCTATTGCGTTTTGGTACACAACGCGAAGCAACGCCCTCGCCTGCGCTCAGTTTGACTCCTGAAGCAAATTCAACCTATCAAGAGCCGGTCTCACAGCCATCTCAACCTGTAAACATATCAAAACCGCGAACACAACCTACGATTACCATCCCGGAAATTACCATACCCGAAGTTTATCTCCCTGAGATAGATTGGTTGAGCATTGGCCTCGGTTTGATGGCTCTTCTCTCCGTCGGTGGGTTGATCCTTTTCTGGATCTATATCTTTATTTTGTACAACCCTCGATAA
- a CDS encoding diacylglycerol kinase family lipid kinase yields MRSAVIIYNPAAGRYSVKPFIKSAVKELEMAGWKVDVEETQSGAHTIELAKQASAEKRDAVFAVGGDGTIGNVVNGLIGTQTALGVLPSGTANVWSIELGLSPFAWTRPWVLQKNASILANAPCHSIDVGTCNQYSFMMWAGIGLDALTIHSMEPRIRLEKFFNMPEYAARTIWQAAQWSGDKLRLWADGVEVEGTYIVAVSTNIRHYMGGHSKLSPDAYLDDGLLDIWLFSGNNLGDALRHAYNMWRGHHLNAEDVRRITFNSLRIEGAEPFWIQTDGEPRGSAQSAEINIQSRALKMLMPPHGLELLKYSNG; encoded by the coding sequence ATGCGAAGTGCTGTCATCATCTACAACCCTGCGGCGGGACGGTATTCTGTAAAGCCGTTCATCAAATCTGCTGTCAAGGAATTGGAGATGGCCGGTTGGAAAGTGGATGTAGAAGAAACTCAAAGTGGCGCACACACTATCGAGTTGGCGAAGCAGGCTTCGGCTGAGAAAAGAGACGCGGTGTTTGCCGTCGGGGGAGATGGCACGATCGGGAATGTTGTCAACGGATTAATCGGCACACAGACCGCTTTGGGAGTCCTGCCTTCAGGAACAGCCAACGTGTGGAGTATCGAATTGGGATTAAGCCCGTTCGCATGGACTCGTCCGTGGGTGTTGCAAAAGAATGCGTCCATTTTGGCAAATGCGCCGTGTCATTCCATAGACGTTGGAACGTGCAATCAATATTCGTTCATGATGTGGGCGGGCATTGGGTTGGACGCGCTGACGATCCATTCAATGGAGCCGCGTATACGGCTTGAAAAATTTTTCAACATGCCTGAATATGCGGCGCGAACGATCTGGCAAGCCGCACAATGGAGTGGTGATAAATTGCGTTTATGGGCCGATGGTGTGGAAGTGGAAGGAACCTATATTGTTGCGGTTTCTACGAACATCCGTCATTACATGGGCGGGCATTCCAAACTTTCGCCCGATGCGTATCTCGATGATGGCTTGCTCGATATCTGGTTGTTCAGCGGGAACAATCTTGGTGATGCATTGCGTCATGCTTATAACATGTGGCGTGGGCATCATCTCAACGCCGAGGATGTGCGGCGTATCACGTTCAATAGTTTGCGTATCGAAGGTGCTGAGCCATTTTGGATCCAGACAGATGGCGAGCCACGTGGTTCTGCACAAAGCGCCGAGATCAATATCCAATCGCGCGCATTGAAAATGCTTATGCCTCCGCATGGTTTGGAATTATTGAAATATAGTAATGGATGA
- a CDS encoding DUF971 domain-containing protein encodes MNERPTGITANKKEKEFQVTWNDGHVSVYPFELLRAACPCASCRGGHENMKSEPDAEVFEKKLGDSPSTRIANVVAVGSYALTIVWEDGHDYGIFNWHYLRALCPCEEDRKKYGKA; translated from the coding sequence ATGAACGAAAGACCAACTGGTATTACAGCAAATAAAAAAGAGAAAGAATTTCAAGTGACTTGGAACGACGGTCACGTAAGTGTGTATCCGTTTGAACTGTTGCGTGCGGCCTGTCCCTGCGCCTCATGCCGTGGCGGACACGAGAACATGAAGTCCGAGCCTGATGCGGAAGTGTTCGAAAAGAAACTTGGCGACTCTCCCTCTACAAGAATAGCCAATGTTGTTGCCGTGGGCTCCTATGCCCTGACCATCGTGTGGGAAGACGGTCACGATTACGGCATTTTCAATTGGCATTATCTGCGGGCGTTATGTCCATGTGAGGAAGACCGAAAGAAATATGGGAAGGCGTAA
- a CDS encoding tetratricopeptide repeat protein, whose amino-acid sequence MADDVILQEAVNVLRDGNKARARELLTELLKNDQGNVEYWIWLSGAMETTKEKIYCLQTALKLDPENVTAKRGLTLLGVLPADENVPPFSLNRPRLWEQNLLLAHEKPKLKGWAAVRASPVFRLGLVILMIGVIASGITFGYVIPTAERNAANRPATVTPGPSPTFTVTVTAQGGKPQTQVVGTPGGLAEVFGVKYTPTALYVDAERSPLTSDYLLQFDRAYKAGDWDGAIEALNKVITADPNAVFAYYYLGESYRFKNDAGNAQRYYNEAITKKAEFGPAYVGLARVKLMNDPNANVLPILDQAIQYDANFGEAYLERSRVKIRDNDIAGAVADLGEANRLMPGSPLVFYYLALARLQEGDLNSALDAANTVTELDVTNLQNYLLLGRINAAMGNNDEATKNFDIYLKYGPGDAASYLELGKLQFNFGNYELAIQAMNEVIKKDRNRSEPYLYRFLANVELGNGPEADADRERALNAYPDLFEANLGLVRTHLLNNRNGTALVDLALTLQLAETDEQKARAYYWAAIVHETRKEPKDAAEYWQQLLDLPASAMTAEMRKTAEEHLLDIRTPLPTASPTKTKPVTATKPVTPTKTPSPTITPTPTKTPAP is encoded by the coding sequence ATGGCCGATGACGTCATTCTACAAGAAGCAGTAAATGTACTACGCGACGGGAACAAAGCCCGCGCGCGTGAACTGTTGACCGAACTTCTGAAGAACGATCAGGGGAATGTGGAATATTGGATTTGGTTAAGCGGGGCGATGGAAACCACAAAAGAGAAAATCTACTGTCTCCAAACAGCACTCAAACTGGACCCTGAAAATGTCACAGCGAAACGAGGCTTAACTCTGCTGGGAGTTTTGCCTGCGGATGAAAACGTTCCGCCTTTCTCATTGAATCGTCCGCGCCTTTGGGAGCAAAACCTTTTACTCGCGCATGAGAAACCAAAGTTGAAGGGATGGGCGGCGGTCAGGGCCAGTCCCGTTTTCCGTTTGGGACTCGTCATCTTGATGATCGGCGTCATCGCAAGCGGCATCACGTTTGGATATGTGATCCCAACCGCAGAACGCAATGCCGCCAATCGACCGGCCACGGTTACACCCGGACCATCTCCTACTTTCACAGTCACAGTTACAGCGCAAGGCGGTAAGCCACAAACACAAGTGGTTGGCACGCCCGGTGGGCTGGCCGAAGTGTTCGGTGTAAAGTACACGCCTACAGCTCTATATGTAGATGCAGAGCGTTCTCCACTCACATCTGATTACTTGTTACAGTTCGACCGTGCCTATAAGGCTGGTGATTGGGATGGCGCCATTGAAGCGCTTAATAAGGTTATTACAGCCGATCCAAACGCTGTGTTTGCCTATTACTATCTGGGTGAATCCTATCGCTTCAAGAACGACGCCGGAAATGCCCAAAGATATTACAACGAAGCTATCACCAAGAAAGCAGAATTCGGGCCTGCGTATGTGGGACTTGCGCGTGTCAAATTGATGAACGACCCGAATGCAAACGTCCTGCCGATATTGGATCAGGCTATTCAATATGATGCCAACTTCGGTGAGGCCTATCTCGAACGCAGTCGCGTCAAGATACGAGACAACGATATCGCAGGTGCCGTAGCAGACTTGGGCGAAGCGAACAGGCTCATGCCGGGGTCACCACTTGTGTTCTATTATCTTGCGCTGGCCCGCTTACAAGAAGGCGATTTGAATTCCGCACTGGACGCGGCCAATACCGTCACAGAACTTGACGTAACCAACCTGCAAAACTATTTGTTGCTCGGGCGCATCAACGCGGCGATGGGCAACAACGATGAAGCCACAAAGAACTTTGATATTTACCTGAAATATGGTCCAGGCGATGCCGCATCGTACCTTGAACTTGGAAAACTTCAATTCAATTTCGGCAATTACGAACTAGCCATCCAAGCGATGAATGAAGTCATCAAGAAAGATCGTAACCGCAGTGAACCGTATCTCTATCGTTTCCTCGCGAACGTGGAATTAGGCAACGGTCCAGAAGCGGATGCAGACCGCGAACGTGCACTGAACGCCTATCCTGATTTGTTCGAAGCCAATCTGGGACTGGTCCGTACCCACCTATTGAACAACCGTAATGGCACCGCTTTAGTTGATCTGGCTCTGACCCTTCAACTCGCCGAAACCGATGAACAGAAGGCAAGAGCCTATTACTGGGCGGCCATCGTCCATGAGACACGTAAAGAACCCAAAGATGCCGCAGAGTATTGGCAACAGCTTTTAGATCTCCCTGCAAGCGCTATGACCGCTGAAATGCGCAAGACGGCTGAAGAGCATTTGCTGGATATTCGTACACCATTACCGACAGCATCTCCGACGAAAACCAAGCCTGTGACCGCCACCAAACCGGTCACACCAACGAAGACACCAAGTCCCACGATAACGCCGACACCTACAAAGACACCGGCTCCATAA